Proteins encoded in a region of the Elizabethkingia bruuniana genome:
- a CDS encoding 4Fe-4S binding protein → MAIKITDECINCGACEPECPNTAIYEGAVDWKAADGTNLKGTVTMTSGLTIDANAPQEPVSDDVYFIVTDKCTECKGFHEEPQCAAVCPVDCCVPDEDHVETEEELLEKKAFLHGE, encoded by the coding sequence ATGGCCATTAAAATAACGGATGAATGTATTAACTGTGGAGCTTGTGAGCCTGAATGCCCTAACACTGCGATATATGAAGGAGCTGTAGACTGGAAAGCCGCTGACGGAACCAACCTAAAAGGAACCGTAACGATGACATCAGGTCTGACTATAGATGCTAATGCCCCACAAGAACCTGTTAGTGATGATGTATACTTCATTGTAACAGATAAATGTACTGAATGTAAAGGTTTCCACGAAGAGCCTCAATGTGCTGCTGTATGTCCTGTAGACTGCTGTGTACCAGATGAAGATCATGTAGAAACTGAAGAAGAGCTTCTTGAGAAAAAAGCTTTTTTACACGGAGAATAA
- a CDS encoding acyl-CoA reductase, with the protein MNKEAKIRGLGGLGSFLKEFLTKNNNDYTPLEEEFQGLLLRSEIENPWFTQNSLRYALESLAEVLNEAAISSWTDKYPFSDTSKRVGLILAGNLPLVGFHDVMCVVLSGHIPVIKLSAKDRLLIPFLMKIWNDFTEEGIEYEFVEKLENFDAVIATGSNNTARYLEFYFKDYQNIIRKNRTSVAVLNGNESDEELQLLAEDIFRYFGLGCRNVTRLFIPKDFKLERLFENFLNFKDVINHNKYANNYDYNRAVYLLNQEPFWDNNFVMLREGEELFSPLSVINFSRYKNLGDVKTFISEHQEEIQCIVAKDALGLASVSFGEAQKPGLDVYADNVDTMAFLSVV; encoded by the coding sequence ATGAATAAGGAAGCTAAAATTCGGGGGTTAGGAGGTTTAGGAAGTTTTTTGAAAGAGTTCTTAACAAAAAATAATAACGATTATACACCTCTGGAAGAGGAATTTCAGGGATTATTGTTAAGATCAGAAATTGAAAATCCATGGTTTACTCAGAATAGTTTGAGATATGCTTTGGAAAGTTTAGCAGAAGTTCTTAATGAGGCTGCAATCAGCAGTTGGACAGATAAATACCCATTTTCAGATACCTCAAAAAGAGTAGGTCTTATCTTAGCTGGTAATCTGCCGTTAGTAGGATTTCACGATGTAATGTGTGTTGTATTATCCGGACATATTCCGGTGATAAAACTTTCTGCCAAAGATCGTTTACTCATTCCTTTTCTGATGAAAATATGGAATGATTTTACAGAAGAAGGAATTGAATATGAATTTGTTGAAAAACTTGAAAACTTCGATGCTGTAATTGCTACGGGAAGCAATAATACAGCAAGGTATCTGGAGTTTTATTTCAAAGATTATCAGAATATCATTCGTAAGAACCGTACGTCAGTAGCTGTTTTAAATGGAAATGAGAGCGATGAAGAATTGCAGTTATTAGCTGAGGATATTTTCCGTTATTTCGGATTAGGATGTCGTAACGTTACAAGACTATTTATTCCTAAGGACTTTAAGCTTGAGCGTCTTTTTGAAAATTTCCTGAATTTTAAAGATGTAATCAATCATAATAAATACGCAAACAACTACGATTATAACAGAGCTGTATATTTATTAAATCAGGAACCTTTCTGGGATAATAATTTTGTAATGCTTCGTGAAGGTGAAGAGTTATTTAGCCCGCTTTCAGTAATTAACTTTAGCAGGTATAAAAACCTTGGTGATGTAAAAACTTTTATTAGCGAACATCAGGAGGAAATACAATGTATAGTTGCTAAAGATGCATTAGGATTAGCATCGGTTTCTTTCGGTGAAGCTCAGAAACCAGGATTGGATGTTTATGCAGATAATGTAGACACAATGGCTTTTCTTAGTGTTGTATAA
- the lpdA gene encoding dihydrolipoyl dehydrogenase, with protein sequence MNYDIIVIGSGPGGYVTAIRASQLGFKTAIIEKENLGGICLNWGCIPTKALLKSAQVFKYIEHAEEYGLNKVEPSFEFPNIIQRSRGVANKMSKGIEFLMKKNKIDVILGTAKVLPGKKVEVTDAEGKKQTYAGQNIIIATGARSRELPNLPQDGKKVIGYRQALSLPEQPKSMIVVGSGAIGVEFAYFYSSLGTKVTVVEFLPNIVPLEDEEVSKHLEKSLKKAGIEVMTNSSVESVDTTGEGVKAKVKTAKGEVILEADVVLSAVGIQANIENIGLEEVGIKTDKGRVLVNEWYQTNVPGYYAIGDIIPTQALAHVASAEGITCVEKIKGMHVDKIDYGNIPGCTYCLPEIASVGLTEKQAKEKGYEIKVGKFPFSASGKATANGDTDGFVKVIFDAKYGEWLGCHMIGTGVTELVAEAVVARRLETTGHEIIKSIHPHPTLSEAIMEAVAAAYGEVIHI encoded by the coding sequence ATGAATTACGATATTATTGTTATAGGAAGTGGACCTGGTGGTTATGTTACTGCAATCAGAGCTTCCCAATTGGGTTTCAAAACTGCAATTATAGAGAAAGAGAATCTTGGTGGTATCTGCCTTAACTGGGGTTGTATTCCAACAAAAGCTTTATTGAAGTCTGCACAGGTTTTCAAATATATAGAACATGCTGAGGAATATGGTCTTAATAAAGTAGAGCCTAGTTTTGAATTCCCGAACATCATCCAAAGAAGCCGTGGCGTTGCTAATAAAATGAGCAAGGGTATCGAGTTCCTGATGAAGAAAAACAAAATCGATGTAATCTTAGGTACTGCAAAAGTATTACCAGGCAAGAAAGTAGAAGTTACTGATGCTGAAGGTAAAAAACAAACTTATGCAGGTCAGAATATTATTATAGCAACTGGTGCACGTTCCCGTGAATTGCCAAACCTTCCGCAGGATGGTAAAAAAGTAATCGGTTACCGTCAGGCACTAAGCTTACCAGAGCAACCAAAATCTATGATTGTTGTAGGTTCAGGAGCTATCGGTGTTGAGTTTGCTTACTTTTATTCAAGTTTAGGAACTAAAGTTACTGTAGTAGAATTCTTACCAAACATCGTTCCTTTAGAAGATGAGGAAGTATCTAAGCACTTAGAGAAATCATTGAAAAAAGCAGGAATCGAGGTAATGACAAATTCTTCTGTTGAAAGCGTAGATACTACAGGTGAAGGTGTAAAAGCTAAAGTAAAAACGGCTAAAGGTGAAGTTATCCTTGAAGCAGATGTTGTACTTTCTGCAGTTGGTATCCAGGCAAATATTGAAAATATCGGACTTGAAGAAGTTGGTATTAAAACAGATAAAGGAAGAGTTTTAGTAAACGAATGGTATCAGACAAATGTACCGGGTTACTATGCAATCGGAGATATTATCCCTACCCAGGCACTAGCTCACGTAGCATCTGCTGAAGGTATTACTTGTGTGGAGAAAATCAAAGGAATGCATGTAGATAAAATTGATTACGGCAATATCCCTGGTTGTACTTACTGTCTTCCTGAAATTGCATCTGTTGGTTTAACAGAAAAGCAGGCTAAAGAAAAAGGTTACGAAATAAAAGTAGGTAAATTCCCGTTCTCTGCTAGTGGTAAAGCTACAGCAAATGGTGATACTGATGGTTTCGTAAAAGTAATCTTTGATGCTAAGTACGGTGAATGGTTAGGATGCCACATGATTGGTACAGGTGTAACTGAATTAGTTGCTGAAGCTGTTGTAGCAAGAAGATTAGAAACTACAGGTCATGAGATCATTAAATCTATCCACCCGCACCCGACTTTATCTGAAGCGATTATGGAAGCGGTAGCAGCTGCTTATGGAGAAGTAATTCACATATAA
- a CDS encoding DUF1015 domain-containing protein: protein MPLFKPFRGIRPHHDLVETFTTASIDNFTEEELHLKAGVDDSYVQMLKPFVCSKSKDVDRNLRKVRTNFEELFQDKKLSQDNAAFYLYEQIMPDKTVYRGLLGLTSVDDFWNGKIKKHEATITQRKEKFAHYLDKVKIQAEPVLLTYPSNSKIEVLMNLEEKNVPVANFTDKNGVRHKLWRIDNRLKLQQYKEVIEQIDSFYIADGHHRIGSAALNAKNHLDKGKKHTGQEGFNYVYSYIVSNQSIKIHDYNRLIKDLNGLSTEQFLKSLEKFFVIHEKGDVPYYPSQKYHLSMYVDGKFYSLHIRHDLRNKTGGLEDLDHYFLERNVIKEVLGMETKLSDRIGFSKGNSTVEGIAEIKQLVDNGEYAVGFAIHPLPFSDLVKISDLKQKMPPKCTYIEPKLLTALVMYDMK from the coding sequence ATGCCTTTATTTAAACCCTTTCGAGGCATAAGACCTCACCATGATTTGGTTGAAACATTTACAACAGCATCTATAGATAACTTCACAGAAGAAGAACTACATCTAAAAGCTGGCGTGGACGATTCTTATGTCCAAATGCTAAAGCCTTTTGTATGCAGCAAATCAAAAGATGTAGACCGTAACTTACGAAAGGTCAGAACTAATTTTGAAGAGCTGTTTCAGGATAAAAAACTATCTCAGGACAACGCTGCATTTTATCTTTACGAGCAGATAATGCCGGATAAAACAGTTTACCGTGGTCTTCTGGGTCTAACATCTGTGGATGACTTCTGGAACGGAAAAATAAAGAAACACGAAGCAACCATAACGCAGAGAAAAGAAAAGTTTGCCCATTACCTGGATAAAGTAAAAATTCAGGCTGAACCGGTATTGCTTACCTACCCTTCCAATTCCAAGATAGAAGTATTGATGAATCTGGAAGAGAAAAATGTTCCGGTTGCTAACTTTACTGATAAAAACGGAGTTCGTCATAAGTTATGGAGAATAGACAACCGCCTGAAACTTCAGCAATATAAAGAGGTAATCGAACAAATCGATTCCTTCTACATTGCCGATGGTCACCACAGAATTGGTTCAGCAGCACTAAATGCTAAAAACCATCTGGATAAAGGTAAAAAACATACCGGACAGGAAGGCTTCAATTATGTTTACAGTTACATTGTTTCCAACCAGTCTATTAAAATCCACGATTATAACCGTCTGATAAAAGACCTTAATGGCTTATCTACTGAACAATTCCTAAAGTCTTTAGAAAAGTTCTTCGTTATTCACGAAAAAGGAGATGTTCCTTATTATCCTTCTCAGAAATATCACCTGAGCATGTATGTAGACGGTAAATTCTACAGCCTTCATATCAGACATGATCTTAGAAATAAAACCGGAGGATTAGAGGATCTGGATCATTACTTCCTGGAACGTAACGTGATTAAAGAAGTATTGGGAATGGAAACCAAACTAAGTGACAGAATTGGCTTCTCTAAAGGTAACTCTACAGTAGAAGGTATTGCTGAAATCAAGCAGCTGGTAGATAATGGTGAGTATGCTGTAGGGTTTGCAATCCACCCGTTACCATTCTCTGATTTGGTAAAAATATCGGACCTTAAACAAAAAATGCCGCCAAAATGTACTTACATTGAACCTAAACTGCTTACTGCATTGGTAATGTATGACATGAAATAA
- a CDS encoding patatin-like phospholipase family protein: MDYRTGLVLSGGGTKGIAHAGVLKFLEEQQIKVDVISGTSAGALVGALYAYGKSPEDILAFFQSVHFFNWKHLVFNKPGIVSSDIFRIYLEPIFGNSKIKESRIPLLLTATDLGTGTLHVFDEDTELIDAIISSAAIPGVATPYSINEEIYCDGGIINNFPADLLNNKVEKMIGVYLSPMEKLNQNKIKSIRSVTERALEILLYRSEQHKFELCDWFIPLNKLSSYGRFETKKQRTQEIFDIGYISAQDTFADSLFYQDAKSII, from the coding sequence ATGGATTACAGAACAGGGCTTGTACTTTCGGGAGGCGGAACTAAAGGCATTGCGCATGCAGGAGTGCTGAAGTTTCTGGAAGAGCAGCAAATAAAAGTAGATGTTATTTCCGGTACATCGGCAGGGGCATTGGTTGGAGCATTATATGCGTATGGAAAGTCGCCTGAAGATATTCTGGCTTTTTTCCAATCTGTCCATTTTTTCAATTGGAAGCATCTGGTATTTAATAAGCCGGGTATTGTCAGTTCAGATATTTTCAGAATTTATCTTGAACCCATATTTGGGAATTCAAAAATAAAAGAAAGCAGAATACCATTGTTACTTACAGCTACAGACTTGGGAACAGGAACTTTGCATGTGTTTGATGAGGACACGGAGTTAATAGATGCTATTATTTCTTCTGCGGCAATTCCGGGTGTTGCCACTCCCTATAGTATTAATGAAGAAATCTATTGTGACGGTGGTATTATCAATAATTTTCCTGCAGATTTATTAAATAATAAGGTAGAGAAAATGATTGGAGTATATCTTTCTCCCATGGAAAAGCTGAACCAGAATAAAATAAAGAGTATCCGATCGGTTACTGAGCGGGCTTTGGAAATATTATTATACAGATCGGAGCAGCATAAGTTTGAATTGTGTGATTGGTTTATTCCTTTAAATAAGCTAAGCAGCTACGGAAGGTTTGAAACCAAAAAACAACGAACGCAGGAGATATTTGATATTGGCTATATCTCTGCACAGGATACTTTTGCAGATAGTCTGTTCTATCAGGATGCAAAATCCATTATATAA
- a CDS encoding D-2-hydroxyacid dehydrogenase: MKVLANDGISESGEKALKEAGINLLDNRVSSGHLAQFINDNKVDVLLVRSATKVTKELIDACPTLRIVGRGGIGMDNIDVEYAREKDIYVFNTPLASLRSVAELVFAHFFSLARNLHESNRLMPLEGETKFNELKKSFAKAFELKGKTLGVIGMGKIGMEVAKIGISLGMKVLCYNRTPKTEKVALNFFDGQKVNFSLTSVSLDEVITQSDFISINTAKTLHYILDSEEFSKMKDGVFIVNAARGGVLNEVTLLDFIEEGKIAGAALDVFENEPNPELPLLMNPALSLSPHIGGSTIDAQEKIGTELAEQLIKLKLQ; this comes from the coding sequence ATGAAGGTATTAGCTAACGATGGTATTTCGGAATCGGGGGAAAAAGCATTAAAAGAGGCAGGAATTAATCTGCTGGATAATCGCGTTTCATCCGGACATCTTGCCCAGTTTATTAACGATAACAAAGTGGATGTTCTTCTTGTAAGATCTGCAACCAAAGTAACAAAAGAACTGATAGACGCCTGCCCTACATTAAGGATTGTAGGACGAGGAGGTATTGGCATGGATAATATTGATGTGGAATACGCAAGAGAGAAAGACATCTATGTATTCAATACTCCCCTTGCCTCTTTACGTTCTGTTGCCGAACTTGTTTTTGCTCATTTCTTCTCTCTGGCCAGAAACCTGCATGAGTCAAACAGACTGATGCCGCTGGAGGGAGAAACCAAATTCAATGAACTTAAGAAATCTTTTGCCAAAGCTTTTGAGCTCAAAGGAAAAACTCTTGGGGTAATTGGTATGGGTAAAATCGGAATGGAAGTAGCTAAAATTGGAATTTCTCTGGGAATGAAAGTTTTATGTTACAACAGAACACCAAAGACCGAAAAAGTAGCACTAAACTTTTTCGATGGGCAAAAGGTGAATTTCAGCTTAACTTCTGTTTCCCTTGATGAAGTAATTACGCAATCTGATTTTATCAGTATCAATACAGCGAAAACACTCCATTATATTCTGGATTCTGAAGAATTCAGTAAAATGAAAGACGGTGTATTTATTGTCAACGCAGCCAGAGGTGGTGTACTTAACGAAGTTACCCTACTGGACTTTATCGAAGAAGGAAAAATAGCTGGTGCCGCACTGGACGTTTTTGAAAACGAACCTAATCCCGAACTTCCTTTATTAATGAATCCTGCTTTATCATTAAGCCCGCATATTGGGGGCAGCACAATTGATGCGCAGGAAAAAATTGGAACGGAATTAGCAGAACAACTAATTAAACTTAAACTACAATAG
- a CDS encoding diacylglycerol kinase family protein translates to MRKPSLHKSFGNAFRGILFLLKNERNFQIEVLGLLVNLFLIVFLKLERLEIALILMASFFVLVTEALNTCVEKICDFVHPEYNQYIGIIKDIAAGAVVIAVLAAVLTGIYVYLPYIMDFAS, encoded by the coding sequence ATGCGTAAACCTTCTCTACATAAAAGTTTTGGTAATGCTTTCAGAGGAATATTGTTCTTACTGAAAAATGAGAGAAATTTTCAGATTGAAGTATTGGGCCTTCTGGTTAACCTGTTTCTTATTGTTTTTCTAAAGTTAGAAAGACTGGAAATAGCACTTATATTGATGGCTTCATTCTTTGTTCTGGTTACTGAAGCTCTAAATACGTGTGTAGAGAAAATATGTGATTTTGTCCACCCTGAATACAATCAGTATATAGGTATCATAAAAGATATAGCCGCCGGAGCTGTTGTAATAGCAGTTCTTGCGGCTGTTTTAACAGGCATTTATGTTTATCTGCCTTATATAATGGATTTTGCATCCTGA
- a CDS encoding M20/M25/M40 family metallo-hydrolase — translation MKKLMLIPLIASGFFFAQQKDDSLVFSKISGQILNHGEAYEELRDLSKNIGHRLSGSAAYEKATQWAVNQLKQAGADKVWLQPVKVPVWVRGKESLHIKTANGQWQSVNMLSLGNSEGTKGKDLTGDIILVKTIEEFNALPESAVKGKIVFFSYPFNQSYITTFLGYRDAGIYRRATASMVAKKGGKAVIIRSLSSATDDAPHTGAMKYEDGIEKIPAVAIGPKGAENLAKLLQSQKVTAKLNSNCGMREEVMSNSVIGEITGKKDQKIIVVGGHLDSWDVGEGAQDDGAGIVQSIEVLRTFKKLGINNNHTIRAVLFANEENGTRGGLKYAEENGAKEKHIFALESDAGGYSPIGFFMDVTPNQKADVKNWMKLFASYNVHNIADSEGGTDIAPLKKYGVSTAGLMPDSQRYFDLHHSASDVFEAVNRRELLLGASAMTQLIYMVDKYWE, via the coding sequence ATGAAAAAACTAATGCTTATTCCACTCATTGCGAGTGGATTTTTTTTCGCCCAACAGAAGGACGATTCTCTGGTATTTTCTAAAATATCGGGACAAATTTTAAACCACGGAGAAGCCTATGAAGAACTAAGGGATCTTAGTAAAAATATTGGGCACAGACTAAGCGGTTCTGCAGCTTACGAAAAAGCAACCCAATGGGCTGTTAATCAATTAAAACAAGCCGGAGCGGATAAAGTATGGCTTCAGCCTGTAAAAGTTCCGGTATGGGTAAGAGGTAAAGAATCTCTTCATATAAAAACAGCTAATGGGCAGTGGCAGTCTGTCAATATGCTTTCTCTTGGAAACTCTGAAGGGACTAAAGGTAAAGACCTGACCGGAGATATAATTCTGGTAAAAACTATTGAAGAGTTCAATGCATTGCCAGAAAGTGCTGTAAAGGGTAAAATTGTATTTTTCAGCTATCCTTTCAACCAATCTTATATTACTACATTCCTTGGATATCGTGATGCCGGAATATACAGGAGAGCAACAGCTTCAATGGTTGCAAAGAAAGGCGGAAAAGCTGTAATTATCCGCTCTTTATCTTCTGCTACAGACGACGCACCACATACAGGAGCGATGAAGTATGAAGACGGAATAGAAAAAATACCGGCTGTCGCTATTGGTCCAAAAGGAGCGGAGAATCTTGCTAAGTTATTACAATCTCAAAAGGTAACGGCTAAACTCAATTCAAATTGTGGAATGAGAGAGGAAGTTATGAGCAATTCTGTAATCGGAGAAATTACCGGTAAAAAAGATCAGAAAATTATTGTTGTCGGAGGACACCTGGATTCATGGGATGTGGGTGAAGGCGCACAGGATGATGGTGCCGGAATTGTACAGTCTATAGAGGTACTCAGAACTTTCAAAAAACTAGGAATTAACAATAACCATACAATACGCGCTGTATTATTTGCTAATGAAGAAAACGGAACGCGAGGCGGACTAAAATATGCAGAAGAGAATGGTGCCAAAGAGAAACATATCTTTGCTCTTGAAAGCGATGCCGGAGGCTACTCTCCTATTGGTTTCTTTATGGATGTGACACCAAACCAAAAAGCTGACGTAAAAAATTGGATGAAATTATTTGCAAGCTATAATGTTCATAATATTGCTGATTCAGAAGGAGGAACCGATATTGCACCATTAAAAAAATATGGTGTATCTACTGCTGGTTTAATGCCTGATTCGCAAAGATACTTTGATCTACACCACTCTGCTTCTGACGTTTTTGAAGCTGTTAACAGAAGAGAGCTTTTGCTGGGAGCAAGTGCTATGACTCAACTGATCTATATGGTTGACAAATACTGGGAATAA
- a CDS encoding DUF4286 family protein has product MSVLSVTFHVESTVQPQWYDFLEKEFPVLVENLYDVEKFIFSEVNSDYIQEGKNYNLLLIFNDHEIRSGFLLNEMQNLSEIIHKKFSQEQVMIFITELNPITKRL; this is encoded by the coding sequence ATGAGTGTTCTTAGCGTTACCTTTCATGTTGAAAGTACAGTACAGCCGCAATGGTATGATTTTCTGGAGAAGGAATTTCCGGTATTAGTAGAAAATCTGTATGATGTGGAAAAGTTTATTTTCTCAGAAGTGAACAGCGATTATATCCAGGAAGGTAAAAATTATAATCTATTACTAATCTTCAATGATCATGAAATCAGAAGCGGATTCCTGTTGAATGAAATGCAGAATTTAAGCGAGATTATTCACAAAAAATTCTCTCAGGAACAGGTAATGATCTTTATCACGGAACTGAATCCGATTACTAAAAGGTTATAA
- a CDS encoding DoxX family protein: protein MKEKLFKTSDSLTGFILRLSLGVVFIPHGLQKTFGLFGGMGFTDTLHLFTEKMGLPWIVALLVILIEFLGSLCFLIGFATRFWAVAFTGLMLGIMMTSHLENGFFMNWFGNQKGEGCQFDLLVIGISVALFIEGSGRFSIDKFLLKNILKNK from the coding sequence ATGAAAGAAAAATTATTTAAAACATCAGATTCTTTAACTGGTTTTATTTTAAGACTTAGTTTGGGTGTGGTTTTTATTCCACACGGTCTGCAAAAAACTTTTGGATTATTTGGTGGAATGGGTTTTACCGATACCTTGCATCTTTTCACAGAAAAAATGGGACTTCCCTGGATTGTTGCATTGCTTGTTATTCTGATTGAGTTTTTGGGTTCTCTGTGCTTTCTTATTGGGTTTGCAACGCGCTTTTGGGCTGTGGCATTTACCGGATTAATGCTTGGAATTATGATGACATCACACCTGGAAAACGGCTTTTTTATGAATTGGTTTGGAAATCAAAAAGGAGAGGGATGTCAGTTCGATTTATTGGTAATAGGAATTTCTGTTGCACTATTTATAGAAGGCAGCGGGAGATTTTCTATTGATAAATTTTTGTTGAAAAATATTTTAAAGAATAAATAA
- the serC gene encoding 3-phosphoserine/phosphohydroxythreonine transaminase, with the protein MKKHNFSAGPCILPQEVFQKASEAILDFNGMGLSLLEISHRSKEFVAVMDEARAIVKRLMKLGDDYDVLFLQGGASLQFAMVPFNLMKTDGKAAYLDTGTWAAGAIKEAKKLGTVDIAGSSKDQNYSFIPKGYTVGSEYNYFHCTSNNTIYGTQMKEFPKTDTLMVCDMSSDIFSRVLDFSQFDLIYAGAQKNMGPAGATLVVVKKDILGKTGRDIPSYLNYQLHIDKESMYNTPPVFAVYTSLLTLQYLEQHGGIEAAEARNEAKAKLLYDEIDRNPLFEGYSVKEDRSLMNVSFKLTDESKKEAFDTAWKAAGISGLNGHRSLGGYRASLYNALPIESVQVLVDVMKSIS; encoded by the coding sequence ATGAAGAAACATAATTTTAGCGCCGGTCCTTGTATTCTGCCTCAGGAAGTTTTCCAGAAAGCTTCAGAAGCTATTTTAGATTTTAACGGGATGGGGCTTTCCCTTCTGGAAATCTCACACAGAAGCAAAGAGTTTGTTGCCGTAATGGATGAAGCGCGTGCTATTGTAAAAAGATTAATGAAGCTTGGAGATGATTATGATGTTCTCTTTCTTCAGGGTGGTGCAAGCCTTCAATTTGCAATGGTTCCTTTCAACCTTATGAAAACAGACGGTAAAGCTGCATATCTGGATACCGGAACATGGGCTGCAGGAGCTATTAAAGAAGCTAAAAAACTAGGTACAGTAGATATCGCTGGTTCTTCTAAAGATCAGAACTATTCATTCATTCCTAAAGGTTATACCGTAGGATCTGAATACAACTATTTCCACTGTACATCCAACAATACAATCTATGGAACTCAGATGAAAGAGTTTCCTAAAACAGATACTTTAATGGTCTGTGATATGTCATCCGATATTTTCAGCAGAGTATTGGATTTCTCACAATTCGATTTAATTTACGCCGGAGCACAGAAAAACATGGGCCCTGCCGGAGCAACATTAGTTGTTGTAAAAAAAGATATTCTTGGAAAAACAGGAAGAGATATTCCTTCTTACTTAAACTATCAGCTGCATATTGATAAGGAAAGTATGTACAATACGCCACCTGTATTTGCTGTTTATACTTCACTCCTTACACTTCAGTACCTGGAGCAGCATGGTGGTATAGAAGCAGCTGAAGCACGCAATGAAGCGAAAGCTAAATTATTATATGATGAAATCGACAGAAACCCTTTATTCGAAGGATATTCTGTAAAAGAGGATCGTTCATTAATGAATGTTTCCTTCAAACTTACTGACGAATCTAAAAAAGAAGCTTTCGATACTGCATGGAAAGCAGCAGGCATTAGTGGCCTTAATGGGCACAGAAGTCTTGGCGGATACCGCGCAAGTCTTTACAATGCGCTGCCAATTGAAAGTGTACAGGTATTAGTAGACGTTATGAAGTCTATTAGCTAA
- a CDS encoding helix-turn-helix domain-containing protein, giving the protein MQRIPQYEPNNFKSILDIERIEMKDIFNSFFIEPLSVLNRRKKVSSLPHRKTVNDFVFVIKGELEKMVCSDSFVIGESMFMFLPVYKIRTIVRNSQNIQGFYCHFSEEFIAESGIAVKQLKEIFHYTELTGNLSVHLDEDYKCRVEWILDQLLNFYDKENNIILLRAYFSTLISELHHFIQSKPLPVFSPKETLTLRFRKLITSHIQDVHTTQEYAKLLNVSPNHLNKCVKSTIGKTASDLINEALLMEAKALLSMSQYSVAEVAFTLGFEDASYFSRFFKKHAVQSPTEYRRMIDLSC; this is encoded by the coding sequence ATGCAGCGTATCCCTCAATATGAACCTAATAATTTTAAATCTATTCTTGATATAGAAAGAATAGAGATGAAGGATATTTTCAACAGTTTCTTTATAGAACCTCTTTCTGTATTGAACCGGCGTAAGAAGGTTTCTTCCCTGCCACACAGAAAGACCGTCAATGACTTTGTATTTGTAATTAAAGGAGAATTAGAGAAAATGGTATGCTCGGACTCTTTTGTTATTGGTGAAAGTATGTTTATGTTTTTACCTGTATACAAAATAAGAACAATTGTTCGCAATTCTCAGAACATCCAAGGATTCTACTGTCACTTCTCTGAAGAATTTATTGCTGAAAGCGGAATTGCAGTAAAGCAGCTGAAAGAAATTTTCCATTACACAGAATTGACGGGCAATCTGTCTGTCCATCTGGATGAGGATTATAAATGCAGGGTGGAATGGATATTAGATCAGCTTCTGAATTTTTATGATAAAGAAAATAATATTATCCTGCTTCGGGCCTATTTTTCTACACTGATAAGTGAACTTCATCATTTTATACAAAGCAAACCTCTTCCGGTATTTTCTCCGAAGGAAACACTTACACTACGTTTTAGGAAACTTATCACAAGTCATATTCAGGATGTCCATACTACACAGGAATATGCTAAATTACTTAATGTGTCTCCGAATCATCTGAATAAATGTGTAAAAAGTACTATTGGTAAGACTGCATCTGATCTCATTAATGAGGCATTACTAATGGAAGCAAAAGCCTTATTATCCATGTCGCAATATTCTGTTGCAGAAGTAGCTTTTACTTTGGGCTTCGAAGATGCGTCTTATTTTTCCCGTTTTTTTAAAAAACATGCAGTCCAAAGTCCTACCGAATATAGACGAATGATTGATTTGTCCTGTTAA